Proteins co-encoded in one Meiothermus sp. genomic window:
- a CDS encoding DUF1385 domain-containing protein produces MKFGLPGIKLFRKLGFFLNQAALGGSAALEGVMMKAADAWALAVRLPNGQIHVERHEEEALTKKYPWARLPLIRGVVALWDAMSISYKSLSRSAELAGEEDEKVSGAAMYGTLAVSLVIGLALFVWLPARLAGLLVDEERFRFLFYVVAGLFETAILIGYLVFIGRMKDMQRFFMYHGAEHKAIAAHEKGLELTVENVRAQPAYHPRCGTSFIAFTAVVGVFVYSFFPPLTVAWYWIFPRLLMIPVVAAVSFEVLRYSAAHHDPLSRFFRWLGFKFQMLTVREPTDDMIEVAIESTKAALAQQPAEKPVAVA; encoded by the coding sequence ATGAAGTTTGGATTACCCGGCATAAAACTTTTCCGCAAACTGGGTTTTTTTCTCAATCAGGCCGCTCTAGGGGGTAGCGCGGCCCTCGAGGGCGTGATGATGAAGGCCGCCGACGCCTGGGCCCTGGCGGTGCGGCTGCCCAACGGGCAGATTCACGTCGAGCGACACGAGGAAGAGGCCCTGACCAAAAAGTACCCCTGGGCCCGGCTGCCCCTCATCCGGGGCGTGGTGGCGCTGTGGGATGCCATGAGCATCTCCTACAAGTCGCTGTCGCGCAGCGCCGAACTGGCCGGGGAAGAAGACGAGAAGGTCTCGGGGGCGGCCATGTACGGCACCCTGGCGGTCTCGCTGGTGATCGGCCTGGCTTTGTTTGTGTGGCTGCCGGCCCGGCTGGCGGGTTTGCTGGTGGACGAGGAGCGCTTCCGCTTTTTGTTTTACGTGGTGGCCGGGCTGTTCGAGACCGCCATTCTGATTGGCTATCTGGTGTTTATCGGACGCATGAAGGATATGCAGCGCTTCTTCATGTACCACGGGGCCGAGCACAAGGCCATCGCCGCGCACGAGAAGGGCCTCGAGCTCACCGTGGAAAACGTGCGGGCCCAGCCGGCCTACCACCCCCGCTGCGGCACCAGCTTCATCGCTTTTACCGCGGTGGTGGGGGTGTTTGTGTACAGCTTCTTCCCGCCCCTCACGGTGGCCTGGTACTGGATTTTCCCGCGCCTTCTGATGATTCCGGTGGTGGCCGCGGTCTCCTTCGAGGTGCTGCGCTACTCCGCCGCCCACCACGACCCCCTCTCGAGGTTTTTCCGCTGGCTGGGCTTCAAGTTCCAGATGCTCACCGTCAGAGAACCCACCGACGACATGATCGAGGTCGCCATCGAGAGCACCAAGGCCGCCCTGGCCCAGCAACCTGCCGAAAAGCCCGTAGCGGTGGCCTGA